GGGAATCATACCCTCCACCAGCACTTTTAATAGATTATTCGGTAATCTGAGAACTTGTAAGATCTTGGCAACTGTGCCATGACTGTACATATCCGAAAAGCCAGGTTCGTCGGTTGTAGGATCGCGCTGGGTAAGCAGCATCACGAACTTGTCGTGATCTAACGCCGAGGCAACGGCTTTTAAGGAACTTGCCCGTCCAATCAGAACCGGGAAGATCATGTGAGGATAAATGACGATATCGCGTAAAGCCAGTACCGGCAACTCGTTCGGCACGGTTGGGGTGCGGCGATCCGCTTCTTCGATGGTTGTTAAAACGTCGTCGGTATGATTCATAAGTTTCTTGTTTGACGGATTGAGAACCGTAAAATTACGTCGGACAGGTATTGCATCATGCTCATCACCGGTAATCGAGCGGAATTCACAGCCCCTTCCCGGTGCAGGCAATTCCAAACGTTGTGTTTTCGCTATTCAAAAAACTACGTCAACTTATTGGATAAACAAGGGTTAGAGCCGTATCTTTGTGCTTTACCAGTTTATTCATACAATTAAGGATGTCTTTTGAGGAGACCTAATACGCGTGGCGTAGCCCCGCGTCCGGAACAAAACCGTAAGCATAAAATCAATGAGGAAATTGCCGGCCCCACAGTACGGGTTATCGGTGATGATGGTGAGCAATATGGAGTAATGACGGTTCGCGAAGCATTACAACGCGCCCATGATGCTGATCGTGATTTGGTTGAAATCTCACCACAGGCTGATCCGCCTGTTTGTAAGATTATTGATTACGGTAAGTTCGTTTATGAACAGCGGAAGAGAGACAGACAAATTGGTAAAAATCAACAGCAAAAAGAACTTAAAGAGATCAGGCTTCGTGCCGGTACCGATACCCACGACCTGGAATTTAAGGTTC
This is a stretch of genomic DNA from Ignavibacteria bacterium. It encodes these proteins:
- a CDS encoding translation initiation factor IF-3 — encoded protein: MRRPNTRGVAPRPEQNRKHKINEEIAGPTVRVIGDDGEQYGVMTVREALQRAHDADRDLVEISPQADPPVCKIIDYGKFVYEQRKRDRQIGKNQQQKELKEIRLRAGTDTHDLEFKVRHSRKFLLDGHKVKANVLFRGREIVHQDIGRALLQKFIDALADISKTDQDMKTEGRMLSVTLAPDLKKKGSTKKAENQKSKPAVVAPAPDAESEPVTNKE